Proteins from a genomic interval of Stenotrophomonas maltophilia R551-3:
- the bioB gene encoding biotin synthase BioB, with the protein MAAAIRHDWQHDELQALFDLPFPELLFRAAAVHREHFDPAQVQVSTLLSVKTGGCPEDCAYCPQAQRYNTGVNAQKLMETDAVLAKARQAKAAGASRFCMGAAWRSPKDRDIPKVAAMIAGVKALGLETCATLGMLSGGQARALKDAGLDYYNHNLDTAPDYYDSIIHTRQYQDRLDTLEHVRDAGLKTCCGGIVGMGETRAQRVGLLLALATLPAHPDSVPINKLVQVAGTPLHGSAELDPFEFVRMIAVARIVMPRSMVRLSAGREAMSDELQALCFVAGANSIFYGDKLLTTGNPESERDLALFARLGLQPMAVQVDAEGHDHGGTVHADISADAPGCGCAHAA; encoded by the coding sequence ATGGCTGCTGCCATCCGCCACGACTGGCAACACGACGAACTGCAGGCGCTGTTCGATCTGCCGTTCCCCGAGCTGCTGTTCCGCGCCGCAGCGGTCCATCGCGAGCACTTCGACCCAGCCCAGGTGCAGGTCTCCACGCTGCTGTCGGTGAAAACCGGTGGTTGCCCGGAAGACTGCGCGTACTGCCCGCAGGCGCAGCGCTACAACACCGGGGTGAACGCGCAGAAACTGATGGAGACCGACGCAGTGCTGGCCAAGGCACGCCAGGCCAAGGCCGCCGGTGCCTCGCGCTTCTGCATGGGTGCCGCGTGGCGTTCGCCGAAGGACCGCGACATCCCGAAGGTGGCGGCGATGATCGCCGGGGTGAAGGCGCTGGGCCTGGAGACCTGCGCCACGCTGGGCATGCTCAGTGGCGGGCAGGCGCGTGCGCTGAAGGATGCGGGACTGGACTACTACAACCACAACCTCGACACCGCGCCGGACTACTACGATTCGATCATCCACACGCGCCAGTACCAGGACCGCCTGGATACGCTGGAGCACGTGCGCGATGCTGGCCTGAAGACCTGCTGCGGCGGCATCGTCGGCATGGGCGAGACGCGCGCGCAGCGTGTCGGCCTGCTGCTGGCGCTGGCCACGTTGCCGGCGCATCCCGATTCGGTACCGATCAACAAGCTGGTGCAGGTGGCGGGCACGCCGCTGCATGGCAGCGCCGAACTGGACCCGTTCGAGTTCGTGCGCATGATCGCGGTGGCACGCATCGTCATGCCGCGCTCGATGGTGCGGCTGTCGGCCGGTCGCGAGGCGATGAGCGATGAACTGCAGGCGCTGTGCTTCGTCGCTGGTGCCAATTCGATCTTCTACGGCGACAAGCTGCTGACCACCGGCAACCCGGAGAGCGAGCGCGACCTGGCGCTGTTCGCGCGGCTGGGACTGCAGCCGATGGCGGTGCAGGTGGATGCCGAGGGCCACGACCACGGCGGTACCGTGCACGCCGATATCAGCGCCGATGCGCCCGGCTGTGGCTGCGCTCACGCGGCCTGA